In one window of Nocardia brasiliensis DNA:
- a CDS encoding cupin domain-containing protein, with protein MTETRPELAATLDLAPHPEGGWFRETWRSAVEFTPDGYPGSRASATAIHFLLLPGERSAPHTVRSDELWLWHRGGPLALSIGGEEIILGPEVERGQVLQAVVPGGVTQAARPASDEYVLVSCIVSPGFDFADFRMD; from the coding sequence GTGACCGAAACCCGACCCGAACTGGCTGCCACACTCGACCTCGCGCCGCACCCCGAAGGCGGCTGGTTCCGCGAAACATGGCGCAGTGCGGTGGAATTCACACCGGACGGCTATCCGGGCAGCCGGGCCAGCGCGACCGCGATCCACTTCCTGCTGCTCCCCGGAGAGCGGTCCGCCCCGCATACCGTGCGCTCGGACGAGCTGTGGTTGTGGCACCGCGGCGGTCCGCTAGCGCTGAGCATCGGCGGCGAGGAGATCATCCTCGGACCGGAGGTGGAGCGCGGACAGGTGCTGCAGGCCGTCGTACCCGGTGGGGTCACCCAGGCCGCGCGCCCCGCGAGCGACGAATACGTCCTGGTCAGCTGCATCGTTTCGCCCGGCTTCGACTTCGCCGACTTCCGAATGGACTGA
- a CDS encoding DUF427 domain-containing protein has translation MGDTQRGRVRIETSQKRVRAFLGGHVVADTAHPVLVWESPHYPTYYLPVADLRAKLEPTGKTHHSPSRGEATEYDVVVDGTTAQAAALRYHDSPLPELNELVRLEWNAMDEWFEEDEPIYVHPRNPYTRVDILGSSRHVRVVIDGVTVAESHSPHILFETGLPARYYLPMTDVRMDLLHPSDTHTSCPYKGTADYWSVRIGEREYQDYVWGYRTPLPESQKVAGLLCFYNEKVDIYLDGELQQRPRSPFS, from the coding sequence ATGGGCGATACGCAGCGCGGCCGGGTGAGAATCGAGACGAGCCAGAAGCGGGTGCGGGCGTTCCTCGGCGGACACGTGGTCGCCGACACGGCGCATCCGGTGCTGGTCTGGGAGAGCCCGCATTATCCGACGTACTACCTGCCGGTCGCCGATCTGCGCGCGAAGCTCGAGCCGACCGGCAAGACCCACCACTCCCCCAGCCGCGGCGAAGCGACGGAGTACGACGTGGTGGTCGACGGCACCACGGCTCAGGCGGCCGCCCTGCGCTACCACGATTCCCCGCTGCCCGAGCTGAACGAGCTGGTGCGGCTGGAATGGAACGCGATGGACGAGTGGTTCGAGGAGGACGAGCCGATCTACGTCCATCCGCGCAACCCGTACACCCGGGTCGACATTCTCGGCAGTTCCCGGCATGTGCGCGTGGTGATCGACGGGGTCACCGTCGCCGAGTCGCATTCGCCGCATATTCTCTTCGAAACCGGCTTGCCCGCACGGTATTACCTCCCGATGACCGACGTCAGGATGGACCTGCTGCACCCCTCGGACACGCACACCAGCTGTCCGTACAAGGGCACCGCCGACTACTGGAGCGTCCGCATCGGCGAGCGCGAATACCAGGACTACGTCTGGGGTTACCGCACTCCGCTGCCCGAGAGTCAGAAGGTCGCGGGCCTGCTCTGCTTCTACAACGAGAAGGTCGACATCTACCTCGACGGCGAACTCCAACAACGCCCGCGCAGTCCGTTCAGCTGA
- a CDS encoding MFS transporter, protein MSTLAVDRATNADPTEQTRQPKAVWAVAFASVIAFMGIGLVDPILKPIGEQLHASPAQVSLLFTSYMLVTGVAMLITGVVSSRFGAKKTLLAGLAIIIVFAALAGMSSTVTQIVGFRAGWGLGNALFIATALATIVGAASGGVARAIILYEAALGIGIATGPLLGGVLGGISWRGPFFGVSVLMAVALISIVTLLPDGPKPTHHTSIAAPFRALRHRGLLTVSLTALLYNFGFFTLLAYTPFPLDMGTYAIGFIFCGWGVLLALASVFLAPRLQHRFGSLPMMGLSLGLFAADLAVMAAFAEHKPVLIAGTVLAGVFLGVNNTLITEAVMISAPVERSTASAAYSFVRFAGGAAAPYLAGKLGEHSVALPFWVGAACTAAAVLVLLTGRAALAHIDEHDPAPHSIAEAEAITVGD, encoded by the coding sequence ATGAGTACTTTGGCAGTAGACCGCGCCACGAACGCGGACCCCACCGAGCAGACCCGGCAGCCGAAAGCCGTTTGGGCCGTTGCCTTCGCGAGCGTCATCGCGTTCATGGGCATCGGGCTGGTCGACCCCATCCTGAAGCCGATCGGCGAGCAGTTACACGCCTCGCCCGCGCAGGTGTCGCTGCTGTTCACCAGCTACATGCTGGTGACGGGCGTGGCCATGCTGATCACCGGCGTGGTGTCGAGCCGGTTCGGCGCGAAGAAGACACTGCTGGCCGGCCTGGCCATCATCATCGTGTTCGCGGCCCTGGCCGGGATGTCCAGCACCGTCACCCAGATCGTCGGCTTCCGCGCCGGCTGGGGGCTCGGCAACGCCCTGTTCATCGCCACCGCGCTGGCCACCATCGTCGGCGCGGCCAGCGGTGGCGTCGCCCGCGCGATCATCCTCTACGAGGCCGCGCTGGGCATCGGTATCGCCACCGGACCGCTGCTCGGCGGCGTGCTCGGTGGAATCAGCTGGCGTGGACCGTTTTTCGGTGTCTCGGTGCTGATGGCCGTGGCGCTGATCAGCATCGTGACGCTGCTGCCCGATGGACCGAAGCCGACCCACCACACCTCGATCGCCGCGCCGTTCCGCGCGCTGCGGCACCGCGGGCTGCTGACCGTCAGCCTCACCGCGCTGCTCTACAACTTCGGCTTCTTCACCTTGCTCGCCTACACCCCGTTCCCGCTGGACATGGGCACCTACGCGATCGGCTTCATCTTCTGCGGCTGGGGCGTGCTGCTCGCGCTGGCTTCGGTCTTCCTGGCGCCACGGCTGCAGCACCGGTTCGGTTCGCTGCCGATGATGGGTCTGTCGCTCGGACTGTTCGCCGCCGATCTCGCGGTGATGGCGGCCTTCGCCGAGCACAAGCCGGTGCTGATCGCCGGGACCGTGCTGGCGGGTGTGTTCCTCGGCGTGAACAACACCCTGATCACCGAGGCCGTGATGATCTCCGCGCCGGTCGAGCGGTCGACCGCCTCGGCGGCCTACAGCTTCGTGCGCTTCGCAGGCGGCGCGGCCGCGCCCTACCTGGCAGGCAAGCTCGGCGAGCACAGCGTGGCGCTGCCGTTCTGGGTCGGCGCGGCCTGTACCGCCGCCGCGGTGCTCGTCCTGCTCACCGGTCGCGCGGCGCTCGCCCACATCGACGAGCACGATCCCGCACCACACAGCATCGCCGAAGCCGAGGCGATCACGGTCGGCGACTGA
- a CDS encoding MarR family winged helix-turn-helix transcriptional regulator — protein sequence MQHAQEPTADDIVVDLLVTAGRLTRLAGVISGDDLPRAVLRALAVLDEHGAVRVSEFARIDRCSQPAATTLIGRLVADGFATRRRDPDDSRAVVVELTPAGRTRLTQARQAFATALTTRLEGFDTARLARLDTDLNELLEALKTATRQHHPISREHR from the coding sequence GTGCAGCATGCTCAGGAACCCACAGCGGATGACATCGTCGTCGATCTACTCGTTACCGCGGGCAGGCTCACCCGGCTGGCCGGGGTGATCAGCGGCGACGACCTGCCGCGAGCCGTACTGCGCGCGCTCGCCGTGCTCGATGAGCACGGTGCGGTGCGGGTGAGCGAGTTCGCCAGGATCGATCGATGTTCGCAACCGGCGGCAACGACGCTGATCGGGCGCCTGGTCGCGGACGGATTCGCGACCAGGCGCAGAGACCCGGACGATTCCAGGGCCGTCGTCGTCGAGCTCACCCCGGCCGGACGCACTCGGCTCACCCAGGCGCGTCAGGCCTTCGCGACCGCACTCACCACCCGGCTCGAAGGCTTCGACACCGCGCGGCTCGCGCGGCTGGACACCGATCTCAACGAACTGTTGGAGGCCCTGAAAACGGCTACGCGACAGCATCATCCGATCTCGAGGGAACATCGATGA